The genomic DNA GCCAGATCTGGTGTTGCCCCGACGTGGTGGGAGTGTGGAATTGgcacagcttattatttttgtttttagagcgttccaccgttcgctcgtagtttcatattcattttctggtagtagagcctcacctaaagcggatttgaatgcctgttggacgtgactgtcctttagggagtccgtgttgagccgagcctgcgtgttaacTTCACCCCCATTGACGCggggacgggcgattctgcaacgaatcactaagccaaccaaatagtgatcggaatcgatgttggccccTTCGGCTATCTAGCTAGGAGTAATTGAAGTCAAGAAGGccaaaaatgataaaatatcaCCTCAAGAGATTGTAGGCTAGCGATCAAGTGCTATCCTGTTCTAATAATTTCACCAGGttctcttctcttctattGTGTATTAATCATTTACGtccttctttcttgttttctcccacccaggtgtcGATGATGGCAGGCGACGGAACGTCAGCACGGATCAAACAGGAACTGATTGAAACATCCTGCTGCAGCCCGTCCCCATCGTCGGTCGGTAGCTTATCCCAAACCAACATACTGTACGGCAATTCACCCACGGGAAAGGTACCGGCATAATGGCGCTTCTAATAGTACCCTCACCGGACATTAGGCACTAACTGCTCACTTCGTTCTGTCTTCTTTTGCAGATGGACTTCAAATGCAGTAGCAATAACAACGACACACATCTCACAGAGCTGCACggtagcggtggtggtggtgccggcgGAAGCAGTGGCAACGGGAAACCACAGTCGCCCGGCTCGCCGGATCGTCAGTTCTGCAGCTCAACTACCTCCGCCATCGGGGACTTTGGCAGCGATGGCACGAACCACGACACGATCAAGGAGGAGCTGCCGCGACGATTGTGCCTGGTGTGTGGGGACGTTGCCAGTGGCTTCCACTACGGCGTTGCCAGCTGTGAAGCATgtaaagcatttttcaaacgtACCATTCAAGGTAGGGGACGAATACCTTTCCGGTGACATGCGGCAGCTAGAACTAATGGTCATATCCATCCCCTTTTTCGTAGGAAACATCGAGTACACCTGTCCCGCGAGTAACGACTGTGAAATAAACAAACGGCGACGGAAAGCGTGCCAAGCGTGCCGGTTCCGCAAGTGTCTGCTGATGGGCATGCTCAAGGAAGGGGTGCGGCTGGATCGGGTGCGGGGTGGCCGGCAAAAGTATCGCCGCAATCCGTGCTCGAACCCGTACCAGATGCAGATCATACAGTCGAACCAGCAGTACACGGCCCAAACGCTGGAAGACATCAAGATCCTGGAAGTATTATCTTCGTTCGAGCCGGATCCACTGTCGATCGGCGGTGGCAGCGATATGGTGGCGACCGGCGAGGAACGCAACGGGACGGGCCAAACGTCCAGCTCGTCGTTCTCCTCCgcatcgtcctcgtcgtcgtcgacgagCAGCACGGGCAGCAACTCGCCCGGCGCTACAGCGGCCGCCGCCGATTCCGGGCTCGACCGGATGGTGATCGGAAGCGATGCGCAGGAAATTTTGAGCGTGCTGAGTGATATTTACGATAAGGAGCTGGTCGGTGTGATTGGCTGGGCGAAGCAGATTCCGGGCTTCACCGATCTGCCGCTGAACGACCAGATGCGGCTGCTGCAGGTGAGCTGGGCCGAGCTGCTGACGCTAATGCTTGCCTACCGCTCGATCCCGTTCGATGGTCGGCTGTACTTTGCCACCGACTTCTGGCTCGACGAGCGATCGGCGAAGGAGTGTGGTGCCCTTGATCTCTATAACCATGTAAGTGGATGTTGTATTTCGCCTTCGGACGCCCTGTTTGTAATATTCGacccatttttttctctcattgtAACAGCTCGCACAAATCACCCAACGATTGGAAAAGATCTCGGCCACCAAGGAGGAGTACTATCTACTGAAGGCCCTGTCCCTGTCAAATTGTGATATCAGACTGGATAACTACAGTGCGCTCAAGAAAATTCGTGACTCGATACTGTACGCACTCAACGATTGTGTGCTGTTGATAAGGTAAGCATCCGGCTACGACGCACCGAGCCTCGAGGTGCAGCTGTATTAATGGCGGGTTTCTCTTTCTTTGGCAGGCAACATCAGGCGGTgtcccatcagcagcagctgctactgttgctgccaTCGTTACGGCAAGCGGATCACATTATTCGCAAGTTCTGGACGAATGTGCATATCGAGGGCAACGTAACGATGAACAAGCTGTTTGTCGAAATGCTCGAGTCCGTCTCACGATAAGGTTTGCAATACTAGCGCGCCccaagagggaaaaaaagcaatctTCTAAAGCTCTTTCATATTGTAGGCTGATGGGAAGCGAATGCCCATCATTTTATTAGGCACAGAAAATAAGAGTGAAGTGAGGAGGGGGTAGTGAAGGTGCGTGACTAAAAATTCGTGGAATGGTTACCGAGGCGTTATTCGAATTGTTTACGTAGTTTTaaggtttctttttctgtttgtttctttgtttgtttgtttcaaacTACCCGCTCTCGATTTCTTAGAGAAACTCGGTCTCCTGTTTCGTCACAGCTGTACCAACAGCTGCCCCGGCACTCTATCGAGAGCGGCCACCTGTTCAGTGTTTGTGTAGTTGGTCGCTACCGGGTCTTTCGTGGATTGATTTCAATGTAGCGTGCGTTGGGCGGGAAGAGAACTCTTCTGTTCTGCGTCTCTTGTGTTAAAGTTACCGCGCGCAACCATCGGTTCCGTCAGCGCGAACGGAAGCGGCTGAGGGAGAATGGATAGTTTTAATATTATAGTAGCTGGGTTTGATCAGCGCTCCCGTACGGGGAGAGGAGATTTGCAATATGTTTGCGTGGTTTTTTGTCACGCCGCTTCGTAGTAGAGAACCAGTGACCAGCGGTGGCACTTTCTTCAGAGAGTGCCATCAGCTCAGAGAGCATGTGAGAGCCAAGTGAGTGAGGATCGATTATGAGAATGCTTTATCCTCAACATTATTAGAGTATTGCTTGTTTTTAATTACAGTACAGATTATTAtagaccacacacacacacacacacacgaacacaaatATTGTGTGTCCGAAGGGAAACAAAACTTAACCTCTATTCGCAATACACATCTATATACTCCTCCGGTGTAGTGGGCCGTACGTGTAAATGCCGTAGTAATTttgcagggtttctcaggctAGTCGGACATTGTAACGCCATATGtcagcagcataaaatgtaaatgccGGCATCGTATATGCAATTCAGTTGGGATTTTAAGAGagttgaatgtttgttttcccatGCTGAAAAGGGCTACGATGTCGGATTAGCGTTCTACGCTGCTGACACATAGTATTACAATATTGAActggcctgagaaaccctgtatgTACAGAAAgcaatgtttttttctggtaTAGACGATCGCGGACGATACAAGCAGTGGCAGGCATTCTGTGTTTTTATACTGTTCAGGAATAAGTACATTCTTGGATGGATGCAATAGGGTGAGCAGTTTTAGAAGAGGATTCTATTCCCtgacacaaaacaacaaaatagtgtaaaggaaaaaaaaggaagtaaaataagaaaagtttATGAATGGGTTTGTATTTCACGATACGCGCACGTCCAAAATGCAAGCGGAATCTCGATCAGTGGTATTCTTTTGGGGACGAACGGTGTTTAGGACAGCTGCAATAGCCCACGTTTTTACACGACACAACATTACAGTACAACTCCACGTGCAAACGATCGTTCAAAGTTAGGTGAGCAGAGAAGAAAGTATGAGgaggattttattttgttgaatGTTTCGCAAACTCTCTGACGCAGACCGCGTGTGTGTACGTAGATTTTAAACCTTTCCTTATGAGCGACAAGCATACGGTTCGGACAAAAGCGTAGaaagacaaataaaaaagtgaaaaggaAGGCAGATCTTCGGGACAGCAACGGACGatacaaaacaaatggaaacaaaattttatCAGAGTATAAAGTATAAAATAGCAATAGTTCTAATAACCAAACTGCTAAAATCGTTATTACATGTAAAGAAAAAGGCGGATGGTGCCACTTAATGAAGTTTCGTTGCCCGAAACTCATCCAAAACGATGagtcacaaaaaaaaggaagaagcaaaTAACCGACAAACTGACTGATGAAAGTCGTACGGAACGAGCGAGTGGGATGGCAGAGCGAGAAGCAGCACCACACAGAGATGTAAGAGATGCGaacggaaggaaaagttttataggagagagagagaaaatatgCAATTTATCCATTTGCCTGCAATATATAACACAGTAAGAAGCGCCACGCGGTGGTGTAGTAGGTATAGTAGCGATTAGAAATCTTCCATGATTTTAAGCCGCGTGTTCTATGACGTTGGGTTGTGTGCGGCGGatcaaaccgaccgaccgtggatgcgacaacaacaaaaaaaggtaacaaaaaaCCCGTTCAAGAATAGGAAGCAGGGGCGTGGAAGAGAATGTCTCTCAGGGAATGTAAGGCGCGATTTGTTCTTGCGATTGTGACGATAGTTTAAATGGacgttgattgttttttggtAGTAGTGTtagtgaaagtgaaagtgtGAGGGTGGTGAGCTGGGGGAAGGGAGTCACGGACAGCATGccacgtgtatgtgtgtgcttcttGTGCGAGGAGTAGCTGAATTGGGGGAGCAGTGGGTTATCGAATGGAATGGATCGTTAAATAGAAATACAGCAGGCACTATTTGCTAATACGGACAACGGTTCATAGGTGGTGCCGGTGGGATGGAAAGCGTGTAGCGATGGAAAGAAACTCTACGTTCTATTCTGGGTGGCCCGGTTTCCTTGGCTGGATTCATCTTAATCACACTGGTGGACAAATATCACATGAGCGTCGCCGGTGTCGTGCTAGAAAGTGGACGGTGAGACTAGTTTTATCTCATCAAACAGGGATGCAGCACGTAAAAAGCTTTTACTTTAGATACATTATTGTCTTGTGCTTGCTTGGAATGCCTTTAAGAGGTTCATGGAATTAAAGATAGTAAAAGTCGTGGTATTATGTAGCATGCACACCGTACAGTGGCTAATATACCTTAACGATCGAACCTACAACGATTGTCTGTCATAGTTGAGCTATTCTTCCTAGTGCTTATTAGGCGTTAGGACCCTAAGGGCGGCCTCTGTCTACTGCAGAAATCCTATACATCGCTCATTCCGGCGGACGCCTCCTCTGTCGCAAAACTGACCCTCTAGGATGGGTTGTCTGGTGCACTTCTCCTGACATGACAAGCCTACCGTAGTCTGGCGAGTTCTGTTCGTTGCACGTAGCTGATTGGTTCTTTTTGAATCGGTGAGCTTAATACACCGTACTTTAGGTCATAAGAGAAGAAGCGATAAGCGGTGCGAGATCAATCACAATACATTGGATCACGTAAGTCGTGTGATAGAATGTTTGACTAGAAAGGTTCCACGACGCCTCAAGTTCGTGAGCTACAAGCTGTCTTTGCGGAACAATTATGGCTGAATCTGTTGAGTCTGGTTACTAGTCTTTAATAGCAAGTACACCACCAGCCTCAATTGTGGATGGGCATACTGGTTAATATCATCTAGGACGAAAATTTACTCTATTTGCGTATAACTAGCCTGAGGATGCTTTCCAACCCAGCCCAAGATGCCAACAGACAGTTCGGAGATGTGCCACGTGGCAACACAAGCAAGGAGTTAACCTTGAAACTATTCAGCTCTAGTAAGAGTTATTTCTTAATTTCCATATCTAAGCTAATTGCATGCAAGATAAACACACTTAATAACTAGCCAGAATGTAGGCAATTAGCATTACACAACAGCCTTTCGAGTAAGAAAACAGTTTGTTTTACAGGCAACGCTATCTTCCGGAAAGGATTACAATGAAAGCTTGACACGGAAGAAACGGTCCACAAACGGCAGAACAGAAATGAAAACTTTATTACTGCAGCGGCACGAAACGTGTTTTACATGGAAAACAATCTTCTATTAAGGAAATCAGTATTTGTTCCCCATCGAGTCGTCCAACGAGAACCAACAAAAGCGCAGCGAATGATATTATCACTGTAAAAACGTCTTCTATGTGTGAGTAGGATCCTGTAGCCATGCTTCGCTCGTCCGCTCGTGTCGGCTTCCTGTCTGTCAGCAAAGGTAATCAAACATTGGACCGTCCGGGCTACTGATGCtgagtttctttttctgtGCTATTTCCAGCGAGCGGAGGGAGTTGGCATGCGGACCGCAAGAAGGTAACATTATTGTCACAGCAGTGACAACATTCAAACGGCGCAATTCCACTCGCCTTAGCTCATTGTGGCGTAAATTAGTAACTTTGTCTTTGGTTCTGTGTTTGGCGTGTGGCTGACTCCTTCCAGGTTGGTCAGCAGGCAGGGCGTTTATTGGTTTGCGTctccgggtgtgtgtgtgtgtgtgtaccttcCGGGAAAAATTGTGAAGCGAGATGGGGCACGTGACAGCAGCACAGGAACGTTACCTTCGACCAGGTAAGTTCCGACAGATGGGAAAGGGATGTTTTTTATTTGGGTTTTTGCTTATTGCTGTTTGCTACGGGGCACTATAGACGAGCGTCCAAAATTTGACTACATTAAAGGAAGCGTGCGCACACGTGTACATGCAAACCGTGGTTATTGCGGGCAGTAGGGAGACCGCAACAATTGAGTTGGCGAAATGGCTTCACATTGTCCGTTCCGTTTTTCACGGCTCCACAAAACGGCTGGCGAGGCTAATGTGCCAAAAGTGGACTTTCCGGGAATCTGGTAATCTGGCATGGCGGGAATGTTTGCCGCTTCCTATATGACAGGTGTACGGTGTTCTACGAAGCTTAAACGCCGGAGGTTATACGGCACAATGACGCCGCTATTTGCTGCAAGTGATGTAACGAGATTTATGATGGaggatgatgtttttttttggtttgttttcccgGTCGAACAGGAGAGAGataaagggagagagagagagagcgatggGAAAAATTGTGATCGGGGGGCGAAATGTGTGTGAGCGTTTAAAGTGAAAAATTCGCTGCCCCATTATTTATAGCATTCGAGCACGAAATGGTTATCGATATGATGGGATAATAGAAGACGGAAAGGTATAATTTAAtagaaagcagaagaaaaggacGTCCACTCGGCAGCTAGCCGGCTAGTCTGAAAATAGTCTTAGGCTACAAAAAAGCTGCCGATTGTGATTACATTTCGCCCGCTCTCGGCAGCAGTGGGGCGGCCTTGTGCTTGTGTTTTTACCCGGGACAAGATAACaagtttattttatatttattgttGGCCCTACGGTAAAGCCTTCATCGCCTTCTTACGTAGCCTGTTCGTGTTATCGGTTCGATAAGGAAGCAATCATTTAATCCGTAACCGATCGGGGGACTCCGTTACGGGTCAGGCTTGATGTGTTTTGCTTGTGTAACATGTTCCAACTCAGCAGGATGATGTTGCAGGCAGGAGTTTGATGCTATTCTTTAGATATGCAGATTGATACAAACTCTGAAAGAGGGTAGGAATCGTCGATTTCCGCCCCTTAAGGACGTATCGTTTTCACTCGGCACGTGCTCAGCTATCGTCACATGCAATAAAAGCAATAATCACTCAGTAAACAAACTATTAAATCTGCATTGCTGCACCTTCCTGCAGGCAAACCATCCGGAACGGTCCTGATGAACCATTGCGCACCTGTGCTCGTGTGGCAGTGcgcgtgtgtggttgtgtgtattTGCGCTTCAGGATGGACAGAGCCTAGAGCCATTTGAATTTAGATTggttcatttaaattttaacgtACGGCCCATTAAGGTGTGAGATAGAGCGCTGCACCTCTTGCCAATTGCGCCAACCGTTTGAAAGCAAAGTTcataacaagaaaaaaaggtgtgATGCAACTAAACACGCTCTCATCATCGTACTTCGCAAGATGGTCCTGTTCAATTAAAGCGTTCCGGGAGTTTGTTTTCTCCCCCCCACTGCCCCATGGAACCATGTTCCATTAGGACGGTTTTCGGTAGAAAGCGTTGCATCGTGGGTACAAAGCTTGTATGCTGCTCCGTACCAGGGTCATATTTTGGGTCGAAACCCCATGCAagcataaattaatatttttgtgCCAAACGGAGAGCTGATCGTATACGGCCGCATAAATCATAACGGAGGGAGGcactcgatttttttttctctctttgttTGAGCGGGTTTTGGGTAGAATGTGCATATTTACTGTGAgcataaatattcatttagtgttggtggtggtgagtggGCTGAATGGAGGAAATGGGCAGACAGTTGAACTTGAACTGCGTTCCGCTTTATTGTATTGGGAGCGTAAATCGGGTCGGGATCTGTCCATTGTTTTGAGTATGACAATGtgacaagaaacaaaaaaattgttaaacaaaTAGTTTTTCACttgtataaatatttatttgtagTACAGTAAGAGAAAGACTCTTTTATGGCGACATACTTACATCGCTAGGATTGAGGAAAGTTTGTTGAACTTTTAATCCAAATATTCTATCAATTTTGGACTATCTACTCAACAGTTATCAGCTTCCAAACTTACTGACTTTCCAGGTTAGACCGGTTGCCTAGaataagcttttttttacattcagTTGCCCTTGACAGGGTTAAAACTGTACGAGCTAATTATTTAGCAGTAAACAATTTagctctttttctgttgtgaTTGTTCCCCACTTTACTCCGGGACCGGGAACATCGGCACCATAACAACACCACACAAGTGCTTCACCCAAAATGCGCTAGTGACAGACAGGCATACCCCCTGAAAAAACCCCGAGTCCGCAAAGCAGCACCGTTCTATAATGCACGCCAAAATTGGTTCATTCGTCGTCTTCATTAGACGACGATGGTTTTCCGgcgaaaaaaataacgaataCAATGCGTGCTTTCTCCTTTCCCGGAACGCTGTGGAAACCTTAAGCTTCAATTTCATCTACTCAATAGCAGCAGCGCTGCGTTtggagcgtgtgtttttgcaGAGAGCTTGAGAAagaaattgttgtttttgcatGCAAAGTTTTCGCGGGGCTAAATGGGAGATGGGGAGAGAAAAATTCAatcgaaaataataacaactTTAACGCCGTTTGCAAAGCCTTATAAACTGAACGGATCAGTTCCATGCCAGGgagttttttatttcttacaaTTTGATCCATTTTATCATTGTAATGGGCTGTTCGGTGGATGGGAGAAGCGCGGAGTCTTACTTATCCCGGAAGGtatagaaaaaatagaagtaGGAAAGGTAAAATGTAATATCTTCAATCGCTCTGTGCCCACGCCTTCAACGTGCCACCAGTTTTGAGTGACACAAGTGATAAGCTCGTAACCTTTTGTTGTCGACGAAGCGGTCGAGACGCACGGAGCAGCATCGAGACAATGGTCATGGTCTAGCAGGACATTCGTCAAATTTACGGATGAGTTGACACGTTGGTGAAATGAACCTAACTTCTCCGATGAAATGACTTTGCTTAGGCACGTGAACACATTTTGACATTTAGCGAAACAATGGAATGTCCATTGGCAATTGTGCTCGTATGTATTTGGTATGTGTGTAACGGAAGTAAACATTTTGCGCGCGATAATATTTTACTCAGATTTAAGTCTTCGTCCTAACCGTTTTTGCAAtgaacgcctgaaggtatgcaatccttTTCGCATCTACACgtgcgaatggaaggattgCTACTGTGGAAaagcatactttaaggcgcttACCAGAGATTCATTACGGAGTATGAATAGAGGCGTAATTTATTGGAAACAATTAGCAAATTAATTGTACAATTAATACACAACCTTTGCTCATTAACTCGTTCATGCAGTTCACCCTGAATCCCGGAGCAAATCCATTCTAATTTTATAGCTCTCCCCATAATCTGCTAAACGCTGTTCACACTTATTTCCGTCACGTGCAATCTGTCAAAGAGGAAGACAGGAAACAGGTCCGAACATAAGGACACACACCGCCCCACATTCAGCCTATTGTTCGGGCACAATTTAATGAAGCATTTGATTGAGACATTAACGATCACGTGTCGCCAACGCTGTCCGGGAACTCACCGGCACCGGCTTCCTTTTGCCATTGTTACGAGCTTATAATGTCTTTGTTTTAATGGCAAATCCCACGACGTTCGTTCGACTGTTCGGCGCAACGAAACCGGGGCTGATGATGTAAATCATGCCGAAATGGTGCTC from Anopheles stephensi strain Indian chromosome 2, UCI_ANSTEP_V1.0, whole genome shotgun sequence includes the following:
- the LOC118505064 gene encoding steroid hormone receptor ERR2-like isoform X2, yielding MMAGDGTSARIKQELIETSCCSPSPSSVGSLSQTNILYGNSPTGKMDFKCSSNNNDTHLTELHGSGGGGAGGSSGNGKPQSPGSPDRQFCSSTTSAIGDFGSDGTNHDTIKEELPRRLCLVCGDVASGFHYGVASCEACKAFFKRTIQGNIEYTCPASNDCEINKRRRKACQACRFRKCLLMGMLKEGVRLDRVRGGRQKYRRNPCSNPYQMQIIQSNQQYTAQTLEDIKILEVLSSFEPDPLSIGGGSDMVATGEERNGTGQTSSSSFSSASSSSSSTSSTGSNSPGATAAAADSGLDRMVIGSDAQEILSVLSDIYDKELVGVIGWAKQIPGFTDLPLNDQMRLLQVSWAELLTLMLAYRSIPFDGRLYFATDFWLDERSAKECGALDLYNHLAQITQRLEKISATKEEYYLLKALSLSNCDIRLDNYSALKKIRDSILYALNDCVLLIRQHQAVSHQQQLLLLLPSLRQADHIIRKFWTNVHIEGNVTMNKLFVEMLESVSR
- the LOC118505064 gene encoding steroid hormone receptor ERR2-like isoform X1 codes for the protein MDTWMQEVVSMMAGDGTSARIKQELIETSCCSPSPSSVGSLSQTNILYGNSPTGKMDFKCSSNNNDTHLTELHGSGGGGAGGSSGNGKPQSPGSPDRQFCSSTTSAIGDFGSDGTNHDTIKEELPRRLCLVCGDVASGFHYGVASCEACKAFFKRTIQGNIEYTCPASNDCEINKRRRKACQACRFRKCLLMGMLKEGVRLDRVRGGRQKYRRNPCSNPYQMQIIQSNQQYTAQTLEDIKILEVLSSFEPDPLSIGGGSDMVATGEERNGTGQTSSSSFSSASSSSSSTSSTGSNSPGATAAAADSGLDRMVIGSDAQEILSVLSDIYDKELVGVIGWAKQIPGFTDLPLNDQMRLLQVSWAELLTLMLAYRSIPFDGRLYFATDFWLDERSAKECGALDLYNHLAQITQRLEKISATKEEYYLLKALSLSNCDIRLDNYSALKKIRDSILYALNDCVLLIRQHQAVSHQQQLLLLLPSLRQADHIIRKFWTNVHIEGNVTMNKLFVEMLESVSR